Proteins encoded together in one Xyrauchen texanus isolate HMW12.3.18 chromosome 50, RBS_HiC_50CHRs, whole genome shotgun sequence window:
- the ddx59 gene encoding probable ATP-dependent RNA helicase DDX59, whose product MFMPRSLKHKRAPESQQQNTKRSKVRSEDTVSTSLISHEICPPDETENKSTDLTIGTSTSQQDESEPIKEPNQIETEESDEEEPVKSFKKNQRWPEPGEPVCIMCGRYGEYICDKTDNDVCSLECKASHLAKMCIDFGEKVFSKDLQQGSDTSSTGAHELGYSYKEDPFISELTDEQIVRVKTELAILTHGQEVCRPIIEFEHCNFPSALSVNLKKAGYEAPTPIQMQMVPVGLIGRDVIATAETGSGKTVAFLLPVVVRALESQTASSSCPICLILTPTRELAIQIEKQTKELVIGLPNMRTALLVGGMPLPPQLHRLKQKIKIAIATPGRLLEILKQNAVRLDDVKAIVVDEADTMLKMGFQQQVLEILEHVPEDRQTLLTSATIPKGTEQLAARLTHDPVSINIGQKNQPCANVRQIVLWVEEPSKKKKLFEILNDRKLYQPPVVVFVDCKLGADLLCEAVQKVMELNTVAIHSDKTQWERNKIVKGLLEGQFEVVISTGILGRGLDLVNVKVVVNFDMPTNMDEYVHQIGRAGRLGHRGTAITFMNNNNKRLFLDIVNRVKPTGSILPPQLLNSPHLHEQQRRAKHRSNHGEDIVVSKSNLIDIIRRHDKSSRRNSKD is encoded by the exons ATGTTTATGCCAAGATCTCTGAAGCACAAGAGAGCTCCTGAGTCTCAACAGCAGAACACCAAGAGAAGCAAAGTGAGGTCAGAAGACACCGTTTCTACATCTCTGATCTCTCATGAGATCTGTCCTCCAGATGAGACTGAGAATAAATCAACAGATCTGACCATAGGCACCTCTACATCACAACAAGATGAGAGTGAACCAATAAAGGAACCCAATCAGATTGAGACGGAAGAATCAGATGAGGAAGAACCCGTGAAGTCCTTCAAGAAGAACCAGAGATGGCCTGAACCCGGAGAGCCTGTTTGTATCATGTGTGGTCGATATGGAGAATACATCTGCGACAAAACTGACAACGATGTCTGCAGCCTTGAGTGTAAAGCCAGTCATCTGGCTAAAATGTGTATAGACTTTGGAGAAAAGGTATTTTCTAAAGATCTACAGCAGGGTTCAGACACTAGCAGCACTGGTGCACATGAGCTGGGTTACTCCTACAAGGAGGATCCGTTCATATCTGAACTGACAGATGAACAGATTGTGAGAGTTAAAACAGAGCTGGCTATCCTGACACATGGCCAGGAGGTCTGTAGACCAATTATAGAGTTTGAGCACTGTAACTTTCCTTCAGCACTCAGTGTGAATCTGAAGAAGGCTGGATATGAGGCACCgactcccattcaaatgcagaTGGTTCCTGTTGGTTTAATTGGGAGAGATGTAATTGCCACAGCAGAGACAGGTTCAGGAAAAACAGTTGCCTTTCTTCTTCCAGTGGTCGTGCGTGCCCTTGAG AGCCAAACTGCGTCTTCATCTTGTCCCATTTGTCTCATCCTGACCCCAACCAGAGAGCTGGCCATTCAGATAGAGAAGCAGACAAAGGAGCTGGTGATAGGTCTGCCGAACATGAGAACTGCTCTTTTAGTGGGTGGGATGCCTTTACCCCCTCAGCTGCATCGACTCAAGCAGAAGATCAAG ATTGCAATTGCCACTCCAGGACGTCTCCTTGAGATCTTGAAACAGAACGCTGTACGGCTGGATGATGTCAAGGCCATTGTGGTTGATGAG GCAGATACCATGCTGAAGATGGGATTCCAGCAACAGGTTCTTGAGATTTTGGAGCACGTCCCCGAAGACCGTCAGACACTTTTGACGTCAGCCACCATTCCCAAAGGAACGGAACAGCTAGCAGCTCGTCTGACTCATGACCCTGTGAGCATTAACATCGGACAGAAGAACCAACCCTGTGCTAACGTCCGGCAGATAGTCCTCTGGGTGGAGGAGCCttcaaagaaaaagaaacttTTTGAGATTTTAAAT GACCGAAAGCTCTACCAGCCACCAGTAGTTGTATTTGTAGACTGCAAGCTTGGAGCAGATCTGCTGTGTGAAGCTGTGCAGAAGGTCATGGAATTAAACACGGTCGCGATCCACTCGGACAAGACGCAATGGGAACGCAACAAAATTGTAAAG GGTCTTCTTGAGGGCCAGTTTGAAGTGGTGATCAGTACTGGCATTCTCGGCAGAGGACTGGACCTGGTTAATGTTAAGGTGGTAGTGAACTTTGAcatgccaacaaacatggatgaaTATGTTCATCAG ATTGGTCGAGCAGGTAGATTGGGCCACAGAGGCACAGCCATCACCTtcatgaacaacaacaacaagcgcTTGTTTCTGGACATTGTGAACAGAGTAAAACCCACCGGCTCCATACTGCCACCACAACTCCTCAACTCCCCCCATCTGCACGAACAGCAGAGGAGAGCCAAACACAGAAGCAACCATGGAGAAGACATTGTTGTTTCCAAAAGCAACCTTATTGAcatcatcaggaggcatgacaaAAGCTCACGAAGAAATAGCAAggattaa